In one window of Bradyrhizobium sp. AZCC 1721 DNA:
- a CDS encoding ABC-F family ATP-binding cassette domain-containing protein, which yields MAPPLIQLKDIRLTFGGTPLLSGVELSVSSGERVCLIGRNGSGKSTLLKIAAGLVEPDGGSRFVQPGATIRYLPQEPDFGDHKTTLAYVEAGLGPGDDHYQARYLVEQLGLSGDEDPAHISGGEARRAALARVLAPSPDILLLDEPTNHLDLPTIEWLERELESRRCALVLISHDRRFLSNLSRSTAWLDRGQIRQIDRGFSAFEAWRDEVLAEEEREQHKLDRKIVNEEHWLRYGVSGRRKRNVKRLGNLHALRDQRRNYRGTAGNANLAAAEAEKSGRLVIEAKNIAKAYGDRKIVDGFSIRVQRGDRIGIVGPNGAGKTTLVHLLIGNDPPDSGTIRLGANLEMATLDQHRESLDPKSTLAEALTGGRGDHVMVGGKPKHVVSYMKDFLFAQEQMRTPLEVLSGGERGRLMLARALAKPSNLLVLDEPTNDLDLETLDVLEEMLGDYEGTVILISHDRDFLDRVVTSVIVPEGNGRWIEYAGGYTDMLAQRGEDLSRESVNGPAPIEEKKETRATAPSAAPKRRLNFNEKHALETLPKTIAKLQAEIAKQQKLLDDPDLYAKDRRKFDAASSAIAKAQEELAAAEDRWLELEVLREEIEQA from the coding sequence ATGGCGCCGCCGCTGATCCAGTTGAAAGATATAAGGCTGACGTTTGGCGGCACGCCGCTGTTGTCGGGCGTGGAATTGTCGGTGTCGTCGGGCGAGCGCGTCTGCCTGATCGGACGCAACGGCTCCGGCAAATCGACGCTGCTGAAAATCGCCGCCGGACTGGTCGAGCCCGACGGCGGCAGCCGCTTCGTGCAGCCCGGCGCCACCATCCGCTATCTGCCGCAGGAGCCTGATTTCGGCGACCACAAGACCACGCTGGCCTATGTCGAGGCCGGCCTCGGCCCCGGCGACGATCACTACCAGGCACGCTATCTCGTCGAGCAGCTCGGGCTCTCCGGCGACGAAGACCCCGCGCATATCTCGGGCGGCGAAGCCCGCCGCGCCGCGCTGGCGCGGGTGCTGGCGCCCTCGCCCGATATCCTGCTGCTGGACGAGCCGACCAACCATCTCGACCTTCCCACCATCGAATGGCTCGAACGCGAACTGGAAAGCCGCCGCTGCGCGCTTGTCCTCATCAGTCACGATCGCCGGTTCCTTTCCAACCTGTCGCGCTCGACCGCCTGGCTCGACCGCGGCCAGATCCGGCAGATCGACCGCGGCTTCTCCGCATTCGAAGCCTGGCGCGACGAGGTGCTGGCGGAAGAAGAGCGCGAGCAGCACAAGCTCGACCGCAAGATCGTCAACGAGGAACACTGGCTGCGCTATGGCGTCTCCGGCCGCCGCAAGCGCAACGTCAAGCGGCTCGGTAACCTGCACGCGCTGCGCGACCAGCGGCGCAATTATCGCGGTACTGCCGGCAATGCCAACCTCGCGGCCGCCGAAGCTGAAAAATCTGGCCGGCTGGTCATCGAGGCGAAGAACATCGCCAAGGCCTATGGCGACCGCAAGATCGTCGACGGCTTCTCAATTCGGGTCCAGCGCGGTGACCGCATCGGCATCGTCGGCCCGAACGGCGCCGGCAAAACCACGCTCGTTCATCTTTTGATCGGCAACGATCCCCCCGATAGCGGCACGATCCGACTCGGCGCCAATCTCGAAATGGCGACGCTGGACCAGCACCGCGAAAGCCTCGATCCGAAATCGACGCTGGCGGAAGCGCTGACCGGCGGCCGCGGCGACCATGTCATGGTCGGCGGCAAGCCGAAACACGTGGTCAGCTACATGAAGGACTTTCTCTTCGCGCAAGAACAAATGCGCACGCCGCTGGAGGTGCTTTCCGGCGGCGAGCGCGGCCGGCTGATGTTGGCGCGAGCGCTGGCAAAGCCGTCGAACCTCTTGGTACTGGACGAGCCGACCAACGACCTCGATCTCGAAACGCTCGACGTGCTCGAGGAGATGCTTGGCGATTACGAGGGCACGGTGATCCTGATCAGCCACGACCGCGACTTCCTCGATCGCGTGGTGACGTCGGTGATCGTGCCGGAAGGCAATGGCCGCTGGATCGAGTATGCCGGCGGCTACACCGACATGCTGGCGCAGCGCGGCGAGGATTTGTCGCGGGAATCTGTCAATGGACCGGCGCCGATTGAGGAAAAGAAGGAGACCAGAGCTACCGCCCCTTCCGCCGCCCCCAAACGCCGGCTGAACTTCAACGAAAAGCACGCGCTGGAAACGCTGCCGAAAACGATCGCGAAATTGCAGGCCGAGATCGCAAAGCAGCAGAAGCTGCTTGACGATCCCGACCTCTACGCCAAGGATCGCAGGAAATTCGATGCGGCGTCATCGGCGATTGCAAAAGCGCAGGAAGAACTGGCCGCCGCCGAAGACCGGTGGCTGGAGCTGGAAGTTTTGCGGGAAGAGATTGAGCAAGCGTAG
- a CDS encoding D-TA family PLP-dependent enzyme has protein sequence MTTPLAAKIAREYGTPCAVIDMDRVERNIARIQVACDTAGVANRPHIKTHKSPLLAQMQVSAGAKGITCQKLGEAEVMADAGIDDILISYNLIGEEKMARLAALQAKANMTVAADNSTVIAGLPQAAAASGRPLSVVVECDTGRKRAGVETPAEAIALAREIAGSKGLQFAGFMLYPTETGWVEAQKFFDEALAGVRAHGLDATMVSTGGSPNLKNLGKLKGATEHRPGTYIYNDRMQVAAGVAEWDDCALNIYSTVVSRAGPDRGILDAGSKTLTSDPGGGLDGYGLILEHPEAKIARFAEEHGFLDLARSNTRPNVGDVVRIVPNHVCVVVNMMDEVVMVRGDEIIGTLPVAARGKLR, from the coding sequence ATGACAACGCCCCTCGCCGCAAAAATCGCCCGCGAATACGGCACGCCCTGTGCGGTCATCGACATGGACCGCGTCGAGCGCAATATCGCCCGCATCCAGGTCGCCTGCGATACCGCCGGCGTCGCCAACCGGCCGCATATCAAGACCCACAAGAGCCCGCTGCTCGCGCAGATGCAGGTCTCGGCCGGCGCCAAGGGCATCACCTGCCAGAAGCTCGGCGAGGCCGAAGTGATGGCGGATGCAGGCATCGACGACATCCTGATCAGCTACAATCTGATCGGCGAGGAGAAGATGGCCCGGCTCGCGGCGCTGCAGGCCAAGGCCAACATGACGGTCGCTGCCGACAATTCGACCGTGATCGCCGGCCTGCCGCAGGCCGCCGCAGCTTCGGGCCGACCGCTGTCAGTCGTGGTCGAGTGCGATACGGGGCGCAAGCGCGCCGGCGTCGAAACGCCGGCGGAAGCTATTGCGCTGGCGCGCGAGATTGCGGGCTCGAAGGGCCTGCAATTTGCGGGCTTCATGCTGTACCCGACCGAGACCGGCTGGGTGGAAGCACAAAAGTTTTTCGATGAGGCCCTGGCGGGCGTCCGCGCGCATGGGCTCGATGCGACGATGGTTTCGACCGGCGGCTCGCCCAATCTGAAAAATCTCGGCAAGCTGAAGGGCGCGACCGAGCATCGGCCCGGCACCTATATCTACAACGACCGCATGCAGGTCGCGGCTGGCGTCGCCGAATGGGACGATTGCGCGCTGAACATCTATTCCACAGTCGTGAGCCGCGCCGGACCGGACCGCGGCATTCTGGACGCCGGCTCGAAGACGCTGACATCGGATCCCGGCGGCGGTCTCGACGGCTACGGGTTGATCCTTGAGCACCCCGAGGCGAAGATCGCGCGCTTCGCGGAAGAGCACGGCTTCCTCGACCTGGCCCGCAGCAACACGCGGCCGAATGTCGGCGACGTCGTCCGGATCGTACCCAATCATGTCTGCGTCGTCGTCAACATGATGGACGAGGTGGTGATGGTGCGCGGCGACGAGATCATCGGCACGCTGCCTGTTGCGGCAAGGGGGAAGTTGCGGTAG